Proteins found in one Neodiprion lecontei isolate iyNeoLeco1 chromosome 6, iyNeoLeco1.1, whole genome shotgun sequence genomic segment:
- the LOC107220015 gene encoding MMS19 nucleotide excision repair protein homolog, with product MEVSASSSLTEKLSAALKNDNDLIKECQDIASDIEYGKLKLVIFVEELAPFLTDKNVTSRAQGTLALSTTLKHLSKDFLNENELNFITNFYCDRMKDQHEVIPSVLQGVLTIVQMSRLPQDSPARLLNLMFQHVHCQSQLQPIRKLIYLIFQTLLQNRKDALRSMGPDFIYGVISSIDGERDPRNLMLLFDMLPNFIQEFPLGHLTEEMFEVIACYFPVDFNSSASEAQTVTRDDLAYALAPCLYASPEFAEFCIPLIIERLDSSLRLAKLDSLYLLRKGASTYGASRLQPHLAELWPIIRKEVFPGGDIEMRNAGLETITELVKVLSTDDVIRDSFIEKVITDTKSSLCDVQLSLYWPAEKLLEAVAKANKLACAQVLKTFIPLCLGQYSTKTSYSDRVTLTESLNSLMAICEEQRFVINSVPELAWTDIPTLYLNALNTDNIELKLKTFSGLAILKSSLSDVARKLLYEKICMAVDDGNNQLKNTCHICLSTFAKIYPNEILGTVINQLAINDSNTDNTVFTHRLQALCAVAKIPELGPQILPNVVVVAMSNKLEKSIAALCCLRKLVAGRSDTFSIQHFLYKNCNIVELLVSADTSGCSTQKLNLIASICRSIVRKLDVKDQQQIVNKYVSILSEKLSESNVIVLEGLLTPLQRNVDIANKVNLLKNLLHLAINSVSSSSKEVSSKLISVLINKQTEDKNFLIVLNMLRDRIKNILEHDSNTELKESAILLNTWLTKALVVRGSQNSQEYLDFHINLLKDMEMGHNVANGFKTLSDRFEDTVTEENFCNVKLFYKQRIFQNVIQKNNDFDAQSRENYLMALTHLIEEVPMELLLMHLEPLIPLLIESMALDSSELILSTLVTLKVLLDTGHKIFHEQAQHFIPKLLSLTKRREMKVRTAALECLLHYANYPTVLILPFKTDVLERLAVAIDDRKRLVRSIAVKARTRWYLVGAPGEPKQS from the exons ATGGAGGTTTCAGCGAGCTCCTCACTCACCGAGAAGTTATCGGCAGCTTTAAAGAACGATAACGACTTGATTAAGGAATGTCAAGATATAGCCTCAG aTATAGAATATGGAAAATTGAAGCTTGTGATTTTCGTTGAGGAACTCGCTCCGTTTCTCACTGACAAAAATGTTACTTCGAGAGCTCAGGGAACGCTTGCGTTGTCAACAACCCTGAAGCACTTGTCGAAAGATTTTCTAAATGAAAATGAGCTAAATTTTATCACAAATTTTTACTGTGATCGGATGAAGGATCAGCATGAAGTTATTCCATCGGTTTTACAGGGTGTCCTGACTATC GTACAGATGAGCCGTTTACCTCAAGATTCGCCTGCTAGATTGTTGAACCTCATGTTTCAGCATGTACATTGTCAGTCACAGCTGCAGCCTATTCGAAAGttgatatatttgatattcCAAACACTCctacaaaatagaaaagatgCCTTACGTTCCATGGGGCCTGATTTTATATACGGAGTAATTTCATCTATAGACGGCGAACGAGATCCAAGAAATTTGATGCTGTTATTTGACATGcttccaaattttattcaagaattTCCATTGGGCCATTTGACAGAGGAAATGTTTGAAGTTATTGCTTGTTATTTCCCAGTTGATTTCAATTCC TCTGCATCAGAGGCTCAAACAGTTACTCGTGATGATTTGGCGTACGCCCTAGCACCTTGCCTTTACGCCTCTCCAGAATTTGCCGAATTTTGCATACCTCTCATAATCGAGAGATTAGACTCGAGCTTAAGACTAGCAAAACTAGATTCATTGTATCTTTTACGCAAAGGTGCTTCTACCTATGGAGCCTCAAGATTGCAACCACACCTTGCTGAATTATGGCCAATTATACGAAAAGAAGTCTTCCCAGGCGGGGATATTGAGATGAGAAATGCTGGATTAGAAACTATAACTGAATTAGTTAAAGTGTTGTCCACAGATGATGTAATACGAGACAGTTTCATCGAAAAAGTTATCACAGATACAAAATCATCACTGTGTGACGTTCAATTGAGCCTTTATTGGCCGGctgaaaaattgttggaagCAGTCGCTAAGGCAAATAAATTAGCTTGTGCCCAAGTTTTGAAAACCTTTATACCATTGTGCCTTGGTCAATATTCAACAAAGACTTCTTACTCGGATAGAGTTACCTTAACAGAAAGTTTGAATAGTTTGATGGCAATATGCGAAGAGCAGAGATTTGTAATAAATA GTGTGCCCGAACTTGCTTGGACAGATATACCAACATTGTACTTGAATGCCTTAAATACTGATAATATTGAGCTAAAATTGAAGACTTTCTCTGGATTGGCAATACTGAAATCGTCGTTGAGTGACGTGGCCAGAAAACttctgtatgaaaaaatttgtatggcAGTAGATGATGGAAATAATCAACTAAAGAACACATGCCACATATGTCTGTCAACTTTTGCTAAAATTTATCCAAACGAAATTCTGGGTACCGTTATAAACCAACTAGCTATCAATGACT caAACACTGATAATACGGTATTTACTCACCGATTGCAAGCCTTATGTGCTGTAGCAAAAATACCAGAATTAGGTCCACAAATCCTACCTAATGTAGTAGTGGTAGCTATGTCTAATAAATTGGAAAAGAGTATCGCAGCACTGTGTTGTTTGCGAAAACTTGTAGCTGGGAGAAGCGATACATTCAGTATACaacattttttgtataaaaattgtaacattGTTGAGTTATTGGTATCAGCAGATACAAGTGGCTGCTCCactcaaaaattaaatttaattgcaTCGATTTGTCGATCTATAGTTAGAAAGTTGGATGTGAAGGACCAACaacaaattgtaaataaatatgtttCAATTCTTAGTGAAAAACTTTCCGAAAGCAATGTGATTGTATTGGAAGGACTTTTAACACCATTGCAAAGAAATGTTGATATTGCTAATAAGGTAAACTTGTTAAAAAATCTATTACACCTTGCAATCAACAGCGTCAGTTCGAGTTCTAAAGAAGTATCAAGTAAATTGATATCAGTattgataaataaacaaaccgAAGACAAAAATTTCCTAATAGTTTTAAATATGCTGAGGGACCGTATCAAAAACATTTTGGAACACGATTCGAATACCGAGCTCAAAGAGTCAGCCATCTTATTGAATACGTGGCTGACGAAAGCTTTGGTTGTCAGAGGAAGCCAAAATTCTCAAGAGTATCTTGATTTC CACATAAATTTGCTGAAGGACATGGAAATGGGTCACAATGTTGCAAATGGTTTTAAAACTCTATCTGATAGGTTTGAGGATACTGTGACTGAAGAGAACTTCTGCAATGTTAAATTATTCTACAAACAGAGGATATTTCAGAATGTCATTCAAAAAAACAACGACTTTGATGCACAATCAAGAGAAAACTACCTAATGGCTCTAACACATTTAATCGAGGAAGTTCCAATGGAACTATTGCTCATGCATTTAGAGCcg ctTATCCCACTCCTAATTGAATCCATGGCACTGGACAGCTCAGAGTTAATTCTGTCGACACTAGTGACCCTGAAAGTTTTGCTGGACACAGGGCACAAGATCTTCCATGAGCAAGCACAACACTTTATTCCCAAATTACTGAGTCTGACGAAACGTAGGGAAATG aaagtCAGAACTGCTGCATTGGAATGTTTGTTGCATTATGCAAACTACCCGACTGTCTTGATTCTACCTTTTAAAACGGATGTCTTGGAGCGATTAGCTGTGGCGATCGACGATCGAAAACGTTTGGTCAGGTCAATCGCTGTGAAAGCAAGAACTCGCTGGTATCTTGTTGGGGCACCAGGAGAACCGAAACAATCTTAA
- the LOC107220016 gene encoding ubiquitin domain-containing protein 1, whose translation MGGCIGITRARNGSVDDTSGNSTRTNSGNSRKNHPLCHEVIRWKSDVPLTEGQLRSKRDEFWDTAPAFDGRKEIWDALRAGATAAEAQDYQLAQAILDGANVSVPNGYLTECYDELGTRYQVPIYCLSYPINIVKEDSGRDSPADCSEPVDGGTEMTLKLRLSTTLGDVKLPVYSKDTIGAAKKKLQSQEGLEPSRQRWFFGGKLLGDKMHIEEAKIQQSYVIQVIVNPEKIDTSPTKTS comes from the exons ATGGGAGGCTGCATAGGCATAACAAGGGCTAGGAACGGCTCTGTTGACGACACGTCGGGCAACTCTACGAGGACAAATTCAG gtaattcaagaaaaaaccATCCACTTTGTCACGAAGTGATCAGATGGAAGTCGGATGTTCCTTTGACCGAGGGTCAACTCAGAAGCAAGAGAGATGAATTTTGGGATACCGCGCCAGCTTTTGACGGCCGCAAAGAAATATGGGACGCCTTAAGGGCTGGCGCGACCGCGGCTGAGGCCCAAGACTATCAGTTAGCACAGGCCATTTTGGACGGAGCTAATGTCTCGGTGCCTAATGGATATTTAACTGAGTGTTACGATGAATTGGGAACTAGATATCAGGTTCCGATTTACTGCTTGTCATATccaataaatattgttaaagAAGACAGCGGTAGAGATTCGCCAGCTGACTGTTCTG AGCCCGTCGACGGAGGCACAGAAATGACTTTGAAACTTAGGCTGTCTACAACCCTAGGAGATGTTAAATTACCCGTTTATAGTAAAGACACGATAGGAGCTGCCAAGAAAAAGTTGCAg AGTCAAGAAGGTCTGGAACCATCGAGGCAAAGGTGGTTTTTTGGCGGAAAACTACTTGGAGACAAAATGCACATAGAAGAAGCTAAGATTCAACAAAGTTACGTAATACAAGTAATTGTAAATCCGGAAAAAATTGACACCAGCCCTACAAAAACTAGTTGA
- the LOC107220031 gene encoding cytochrome c oxidase assembly protein COX15 homolog isoform X2: protein MLSVARQSTKILGRANLTGSCYVRRTFIASLTRKASRTNGLSIFPRIPVQAGRSLLRQTGTIALNYASKATPNSKKIVGTWMLTCSGMVFIAVALGGITRLTESGLSMVTWKLLGERMPLTEHDWIEEFEKYKEFPEFKITNKNITLEEFKRIWWMEYLHRTWGRLIGAAFIIPATFFWTKGWFDKKTKLRVTALGTLIGMQGLMGWYMVKSGLEDRFNGPSDVPRVSQYRLASHLGLAFIIYTGFLYNALDKLIPAQKVAVDYFGTRKFDTNITKGLRKLRMMTHSTKGLIFLTAISGAFVAGMDAGLVYNSFPKMGDKWIPDDILAISPTLRNFTENPTTVQFDHRILGITTLSMITATWWISRKYTLPGRGAKAAMAVLCLGYLQVLLGITTLLHYVPVPLAASHQSGSLALLSAATWLCHELKYVKRLPK from the exons ATGTTGAGCGTTGCTCGTCAGTCTACCAAAATTCTTGGTCGAGCTAATCTGACAGGTTCGTGTTATGTCAGACGAACATTCATCGCCTCGCTGACAAGAAAAGCGTCACGCACAAATGGGCTGTCCATTTTTCCAAGGATTCCCGTTCAAGCAGGAAGG AGCCTACTAAGACAGACTGGTACCATAGCACTGAATTATGCATCCAAAGCAACTCCAAATTCAAAGAAGATTGTCGGCACCTGGATGCTGACATGTAGTGGAATGGTTTTCATTGCAGTAGCTTTAG GAGGCATAACCAGACTCACAGAATCTGGATTATCTATGGTGACGTGGAAATTACTCGGAGAAAGAATGCCCTTAACGGAACATGACTGGATTGAAGAGTTTGAGAAGTACAAAGAGTTTCCAGAATTCAAAAT AACGAACAAAAACATAACACTGGAAGAATTCAAGCGCATCTGGTGGATGGAATACTTGCATAGAACATGGGGTCGCCTGATAGGTGCTGCTTTCATAATTCCGGCAACATTTTTCTGGACAAAGGGTTGGTTTGATAAGAAAACAAAGCTTAGAGTTACTGCTCTTGGAACCTTGATTGGCATGCAAGGATTAATGGGCTGGTACATGGTCAAATCTGGGCTAGAGGACAGATTCAACGGTCCTTCTGATGTACCGAGAGTTTCTCAATACCGCCTGGCCTCACACCTTGGGTTAGCATTTATTATCTACACTGGCTTTCTCTATAACGCTTTGGAcaaattaattccagcacAGAAAGTGGCAGTTGATTATTTTGGtacgcgaaaatttgataccaATATTACAAAGGGTCTGCGAAAACTTCGAATGATGACCCATTCAACAAAGGGCCTTATCTTCCTCACGGCCATATCTGGCGCCTTTGTTGCCGGAATGGATGCTGGACTTGTCTATAACTCATTTCCGAAAATGGGAGACAAATGGATACCTGACGACATACTCGCCATTTCACCTACACTTAgaaatttcactgaaaatCCAACAACCGTACAATTTGATCATAGAATATTA GGTATTACAACACTTTCCATGATAACAGCAACTTGGTGGATTTCACGGAAGTACACCTTGCCTGGACGGGGGGCTAAGGCTGCAATGGCTGTTTTATGTTTAGGGTACCTGCAGGTTCTTCTGGGCATTACGACACTTTTACATTATGTTCCCGTCCCACTAGCAGCTTCCCATCAGTCTGGAAGTTTGGCACTACTCTCTGCAGCGACGTGGCTTTGCCATGAATTAAAATACGTTAAACGTCTACCCAAATGA
- the LOC107220031 gene encoding cytochrome c oxidase assembly protein COX15 homolog isoform X1 produces MLSVARQSTKILGRANLTGSCYVRRTFIASLTRKASRTNGLSIFPRIPVQAGRFQSLLRQTGTIALNYASKATPNSKKIVGTWMLTCSGMVFIAVALGGITRLTESGLSMVTWKLLGERMPLTEHDWIEEFEKYKEFPEFKITNKNITLEEFKRIWWMEYLHRTWGRLIGAAFIIPATFFWTKGWFDKKTKLRVTALGTLIGMQGLMGWYMVKSGLEDRFNGPSDVPRVSQYRLASHLGLAFIIYTGFLYNALDKLIPAQKVAVDYFGTRKFDTNITKGLRKLRMMTHSTKGLIFLTAISGAFVAGMDAGLVYNSFPKMGDKWIPDDILAISPTLRNFTENPTTVQFDHRILGITTLSMITATWWISRKYTLPGRGAKAAMAVLCLGYLQVLLGITTLLHYVPVPLAASHQSGSLALLSAATWLCHELKYVKRLPK; encoded by the exons ATGTTGAGCGTTGCTCGTCAGTCTACCAAAATTCTTGGTCGAGCTAATCTGACAGGTTCGTGTTATGTCAGACGAACATTCATCGCCTCGCTGACAAGAAAAGCGTCACGCACAAATGGGCTGTCCATTTTTCCAAGGATTCCCGTTCAAGCAGGAAGG TTTCAGAGCCTACTAAGACAGACTGGTACCATAGCACTGAATTATGCATCCAAAGCAACTCCAAATTCAAAGAAGATTGTCGGCACCTGGATGCTGACATGTAGTGGAATGGTTTTCATTGCAGTAGCTTTAG GAGGCATAACCAGACTCACAGAATCTGGATTATCTATGGTGACGTGGAAATTACTCGGAGAAAGAATGCCCTTAACGGAACATGACTGGATTGAAGAGTTTGAGAAGTACAAAGAGTTTCCAGAATTCAAAAT AACGAACAAAAACATAACACTGGAAGAATTCAAGCGCATCTGGTGGATGGAATACTTGCATAGAACATGGGGTCGCCTGATAGGTGCTGCTTTCATAATTCCGGCAACATTTTTCTGGACAAAGGGTTGGTTTGATAAGAAAACAAAGCTTAGAGTTACTGCTCTTGGAACCTTGATTGGCATGCAAGGATTAATGGGCTGGTACATGGTCAAATCTGGGCTAGAGGACAGATTCAACGGTCCTTCTGATGTACCGAGAGTTTCTCAATACCGCCTGGCCTCACACCTTGGGTTAGCATTTATTATCTACACTGGCTTTCTCTATAACGCTTTGGAcaaattaattccagcacAGAAAGTGGCAGTTGATTATTTTGGtacgcgaaaatttgataccaATATTACAAAGGGTCTGCGAAAACTTCGAATGATGACCCATTCAACAAAGGGCCTTATCTTCCTCACGGCCATATCTGGCGCCTTTGTTGCCGGAATGGATGCTGGACTTGTCTATAACTCATTTCCGAAAATGGGAGACAAATGGATACCTGACGACATACTCGCCATTTCACCTACACTTAgaaatttcactgaaaatCCAACAACCGTACAATTTGATCATAGAATATTA GGTATTACAACACTTTCCATGATAACAGCAACTTGGTGGATTTCACGGAAGTACACCTTGCCTGGACGGGGGGCTAAGGCTGCAATGGCTGTTTTATGTTTAGGGTACCTGCAGGTTCTTCTGGGCATTACGACACTTTTACATTATGTTCCCGTCCCACTAGCAGCTTCCCATCAGTCTGGAAGTTTGGCACTACTCTCTGCAGCGACGTGGCTTTGCCATGAATTAAAATACGTTAAACGTCTACCCAAATGA
- the LOC107220031 gene encoding cytochrome c oxidase assembly protein COX15 homolog isoform X3 produces MLSVARQSTKILGRANLTGSCYVRRTFIASLTRKASRTNGLSIFPRIPVQAGRFQSLLRQTGTIALNYASKATPNSKKIVGTWMLTCSGMVFIAVALGGITRLTESGLSMVTWKLLGERMPLTEHDWIEEFEKYKEFPEFKITNKNITLEEFKRIWWMEYLHRTWGRLIGAAFIIPATFFWTKGWFDKKTKLRVTALGTLIGMQGLMGWYMVKSGLEDRFNGPSDVPRVSQYRLASHLGVLQHFP; encoded by the exons ATGTTGAGCGTTGCTCGTCAGTCTACCAAAATTCTTGGTCGAGCTAATCTGACAGGTTCGTGTTATGTCAGACGAACATTCATCGCCTCGCTGACAAGAAAAGCGTCACGCACAAATGGGCTGTCCATTTTTCCAAGGATTCCCGTTCAAGCAGGAAGG TTTCAGAGCCTACTAAGACAGACTGGTACCATAGCACTGAATTATGCATCCAAAGCAACTCCAAATTCAAAGAAGATTGTCGGCACCTGGATGCTGACATGTAGTGGAATGGTTTTCATTGCAGTAGCTTTAG GAGGCATAACCAGACTCACAGAATCTGGATTATCTATGGTGACGTGGAAATTACTCGGAGAAAGAATGCCCTTAACGGAACATGACTGGATTGAAGAGTTTGAGAAGTACAAAGAGTTTCCAGAATTCAAAAT AACGAACAAAAACATAACACTGGAAGAATTCAAGCGCATCTGGTGGATGGAATACTTGCATAGAACATGGGGTCGCCTGATAGGTGCTGCTTTCATAATTCCGGCAACATTTTTCTGGACAAAGGGTTGGTTTGATAAGAAAACAAAGCTTAGAGTTACTGCTCTTGGAACCTTGATTGGCATGCAAGGATTAATGGGCTGGTACATGGTCAAATCTGGGCTAGAGGACAGATTCAACGGTCCTTCTGATGTACCGAGAGTTTCTCAATACCGCCTGGCCTCACACCTTGG GGTATTACAACACTTTCCATGA
- the LOC107220031 gene encoding cytochrome c oxidase assembly protein COX15 homolog isoform X4, translated as MLSVARQSTKILGRANLTGSCYVRRTFIASLTRKASRTNGLSIFPRIPVQAGRFQSLLRQTGTIALNYASKATPNSKKIVGTWMLTCSGMVFIAVALGGITRLTESGLSMVTWKLLGERMPLTEHDWIEEFEKYKEFPEFKITNKNITLEEFKRIWWMEYLHRTWGRLIGAAFIIPATFFWTKGWFDKKTKLRVTALGTLIGMQGLMGWYMVKSGLEDRFNGPSDVPRVSQYRLASHLGVCENFE; from the exons ATGTTGAGCGTTGCTCGTCAGTCTACCAAAATTCTTGGTCGAGCTAATCTGACAGGTTCGTGTTATGTCAGACGAACATTCATCGCCTCGCTGACAAGAAAAGCGTCACGCACAAATGGGCTGTCCATTTTTCCAAGGATTCCCGTTCAAGCAGGAAGG TTTCAGAGCCTACTAAGACAGACTGGTACCATAGCACTGAATTATGCATCCAAAGCAACTCCAAATTCAAAGAAGATTGTCGGCACCTGGATGCTGACATGTAGTGGAATGGTTTTCATTGCAGTAGCTTTAG GAGGCATAACCAGACTCACAGAATCTGGATTATCTATGGTGACGTGGAAATTACTCGGAGAAAGAATGCCCTTAACGGAACATGACTGGATTGAAGAGTTTGAGAAGTACAAAGAGTTTCCAGAATTCAAAAT AACGAACAAAAACATAACACTGGAAGAATTCAAGCGCATCTGGTGGATGGAATACTTGCATAGAACATGGGGTCGCCTGATAGGTGCTGCTTTCATAATTCCGGCAACATTTTTCTGGACAAAGGGTTGGTTTGATAAGAAAACAAAGCTTAGAGTTACTGCTCTTGGAACCTTGATTGGCATGCAAGGATTAATGGGCTGGTACATGGTCAAATCTGGGCTAGAGGACAGATTCAACGGTCCTTCTGATGTACCGAGAGTTTCTCAATACCGCCTGGCCTCACACCTTGG GGTCTGCGAAAACTTCGAATGA